The uncultured Paludibaculum sp. sequence GCCGCCGCTGCCGCGCGCCGCGCCGTTTGGGGTCTGGGCTTTGTCGTCGTCCTGCTGGCCATCGGCGCCATCGTCCTTGCCTGGAATTCGCTTCGCTTGCGGCGTGCCAAACAGCGTCTCCAGTACCAGAGCCAGCTCCTGGCCCAGTCGAGCGACGCCATCCTTGCAGTGGACCTGAGCGGCCGCCTTACCTTCTTCAATCCCGCCGCGCTCAGAACACTCACCCGGCCGGCCGGCACTCTCATCGGGCGTCCCGCCGTGGAGGTGCTACCCAAGGAGATCCACGCTGTTCTCCAAGGCACACAATCCGCCGGCAACGAAGCGCCCAGCATCACCGAAATCGCGCTGCGCGCGGAGCAAGGTGAGGCGGCCTACTGGCTTGCATCCGCCTCGGGCATCCGGACGCCGGGTGGACGAGCCATCGGCTCCGTTCTCTTTCTGCGCAACATTACCGATACTCGCCGTCTTGAGGCCTGGTCGCAGCAATCCCAGCGGCTGGAGAGTCTCGGCCGCCTGGCCGGCGGAGTCGCTCACGATTTCAATAACCTCCTTACCGTCATCAGCGGCCACTGCGAGCTGTTGCTGCATGGCCTTCAGCCCGGCCACCCGTCCGAAAGCTCGTTGCGCCATATCATGAAGGCCTCCACCAGCGCTACCCAGTTAACCCGCCAACTGCTGGCGTTCAGCAAAGGTCAGGTGCTTGAGGCTACGGTGCTGGATCTGAATGAGGTCGTGCGAGATAGCGCCAGCCTCCTCGGCAGGCTCCTGGAATCCTCCATCCACCTGGAGCTCAAGCTCTCGCCTGGCGTTCTACCGGTCAAGGCCGACGCTTCCCGCCTCAGCCAGATCGTCATGAATCTTGCCCTCAACGCCCGCGACGCGATGCCTAAAGGCGGCCTACTGGAACTGACCACGGACAAACGCGTTGTTACCCACGAAGCAGAGTGCCGCCGGTTAGGCGTGCCCCCCGGTCACTACGCGCAACTCGAAGTCAGAGACAATGGCATTGGGATGGACGAAACCACCATGAAGCACATCTTTGAACCGTTCTTCACTACCAAGGCGAAGGGAAGGGGGACCGGACTGGGTCTGGCAACCGTATATGGCGTCGTCCACCAAAGCGGCGGCGGAGTGGCCGTTCTCAGCGAGGAGTCCAAGGGCTCGACGTTTACCGTCTTGCTGCCCACGCCCGACGGAGAGGAGCCCCTGTCCCTGCCGTCCGCAAAGCAGGAGGCCCTTGCGCCGGCCCCGGAGCCGCGCCGGATTCTCGTCACCGAGGATCAGCCGGAGGTCCGCGCCTTCGTTGTCTCCGTCCTGGAGAGCGCCGGCTTCGTCGTCGAGCAGGCCGACGGCTACACCTCTGCCATGAAGCACTGGACTTCGGCGCCCTTCGACCTGTTGATCTCGGACGTCGTCATGCCCGACCGGTCGGGACACGCCCTGGCTGCGGCAGTCCGGCAGATGTCGCCCGATACGAAGATTCTGCTCATCTCGGGCTACACCAACCAGGACAACTCGGCCGAGGAACTGGCGGCCAGTGGCGCGTCCTTCCTGCAAAAACCGTTCTCACCCATGGCCTTGCTCCAGCGCATCAACGAGATGCTCAGCGCCTGACCCACTACCCTGCTCAGCACGGCATGCGTGGAATTCGCTAGCCTGGAACTAGCCACCTACGCGATGCCTACATTTTCCCAAGCGTTCGACTCCATCTGGGGGGCAGTGTCCGCGGCCCCCGACGAGCCTTTGGACAGCCCCGCTTTCGGGTCGGATCCCACCCAGTTGGAAGCCCTGTTAACCGAGAGTCGCCTGGCGAAGTCCTCCCTCTTCGGCAATACGGTCTTCCCCGTTTCGCCTCTCTACGTCACCAGCATCTGCAAGGAGAAGTGCACCTACTGCAACTACCGCGCCGGCAGCAGCGATCCCGGCCTGAAACGGGTGCGGCTCTCCGACGACGAACTGGCCCGTGAGGTCGAATTCCTCGTCGCCGGTGAGGGCCTCCGCGCCGTGGAACTGGTCTACGCCAGTGACCCCGCCATCACCCATGCCGACATCGCCCGGCACCTCTCCATCACCCGTCGCATCGTCGAACAATACGGCGGCCACACCGTCGGCCTCAGCGCCGAGCCGATGAGCGTCGACGAATACAAGGCGCTCAAAGACGTGGGGCTCACGTTTTCGGTCGTTTGGCAGGAGACTTACGATCCCGCCCGCTACGCTGAGCTGCATCCCGGTACGCAGATCAAGTCCAATTTCCGGTACCGGCTGGAGAGCTTCGAGCGGATGATCCAGGCGGGTCTGGAAGGCGTCGGCTACGGCGTCCTCAGCGGTCTGGCCGATTGGCGTCGCGACTGGTCGATGCTGCTGCGCCACCAGCAATGGCTGCGCGACAACTACGGCCGCGGCTGCAATATCCTGGGCATGCCGCGGCTCAAGGCCGCGCCGGGCTCTACTTTCCGCGAGTTCACATACGCGCCCAACGACGATCAGTTCCTCGCTCTGGTCGCGCTCCACAATGTCCGCTTCCCCGATGTGCGGGCTTTCGTTAGCACGCGGGAGGAGTTCGCCCTATGCCTGCGTCTGGCCGAAGGTGGAGGCTGTCTGTTCACGCTGGATTGCTCCACGGTGCCCGGCGGCTACACGCTACCCAACCGGGGTGCGCAGTTTGTCACAGGCAACTACGCCGCACCGCAGTTCGCCCCGCGCGTGGAAGCCACCGGCCTCAAGCTCGACTGGTTCTGGAGCTCCACCCAATCTTCAGAACCGCTCGTCCAGCAATCCTGAGTCGATGGTGATCCGGAGGAACTCCTCCAACCGCGGTTCCAGCTTGGTCAGCGTCTCCAGATTCCGGCGAAGCAGACCTTGTCCAGCCGTGGCCCGGGTAGCCAAGCCCGCCATCCGATTGTGCAGGGCATGCTCCTCGGCCTGCTCGGCCCGCAGTTCGGCATACAGCAGTAGCCGCTTGATGGGGGCGCGCAGATCCTCTCTCAGCTTGGGTTCCTTACTGATCTGGCGCCGCAGCGCCCGGATGGGCAACACCGCCGACTCCCGGATCGGCGCGATGTGATGCTGCAGGTCCCGCCACAACTCCGCACTGATGGCGTAACCAAGCCGGGCGGCCCAGGCCGACAGCAGCAGGCAGTTCACATTCAGCCCGAGGGAATTCTGCAGGTCAAGACAGACGGCACGCATGCCGTCCTGGGAATACAGCCGCACGCAGAACTGGAGGAAGGCAGCTGCGTCCTGCTTCATGGGACTGGTGGTCCATCAGGAGGTTGGATCAAAGAGGGCACTGCCGGAAAGGCCAAAGGGAGCGCAACCGGGAACCGAGAGGCAAAGACCCTCAGTTCACGAAGCGTATGGCGGAGGAAGAGGGATTCGAACCCCCGAGCGAGTCACCCCGCTAACGGTTTTCAAGACCGCCGCCTTCAACCACTCGGCCATTCCTCCTCCTCCAATTTACGTTGTTTCCCCCCTGGGACGCAATTTTGGAGAGAACGGCCACTACTCCACAATGTACCCTTCCCGCGCGCGCACCTTGTAACCTTTCGTCGATCTCACCTGGACGGCCAGCTTTCGCCACTGCCCGGATTCCCCAGGACTCGGCGGAAAGGTCATCACGTAGCCATGCGACAAATCCTTGGCCACTACGTCGAATACCTTCTGGATCTCGCCAGGTTCGCGGATGGCGAATGGCAGCCCTCCTGTGGCCTGAGAAATACCGGTCAACTGCTTCAACAGAGCCGTGTTCTGCAAGGCCATACCTTGGGCGATGGTATACACCGGGATGCCCGCCACCTTCGCGCGGTGTACTGCGTTCTCCACGCTCAACGAACTGAAGTTGTCGTCACCATCCGTGAAGACGACAATCGCCTTCTTGCCCGATAGCGTGGCGGTGTCGCGGATCACCCTCGTGAGCGCATCGTATAGGGCGGTCTCGCCCCGTGGTTGCGCTCGCGCGATCACTCGCTTGGCCGCGCGCCGGTCCGCGGTGGAGGGCTGGACTGGCACCACTGCGTCGCTGAAGGTGTACACACTCACTGTGTCGGCGGGCCGCAACTGGTCGATGAGCTCAAACGCCGCGTTCTTCAGGATGGGCAGCGCCGCCTGCATGCTGAAGGTCGTGTCGAGCAACAACACACAGTTCAGCGACGCCTGGCGGCTCTCAAACATAGTAATCGCGCGTGGTTTGCCGTCCTCCTGCAGCAGAAACTCCGTTTCCGGCAGGTCGTCGACAAAACGCCCGTTCGAGTCAGTCACCGTGGCATAGACCTCCACCAGACGGACATTCGCCCGGAAGACTTCACCCGCTGGAACTGGCGCGGCTTCCGCTGTACCACTGATCGAGCCCGGGACTTCCGCCGGCTTTTCTACCTCGACACTCTCTCCGCCCGGCGCCGGTTTATGGACGAGTTGATCCAGCTCCATGAAGCCACCAGTCATCCGGCTGCCGGGCTGCTTGTTCAATCGCTCCAGAGCTGCCGGGCGAAACAGAGAGGCGTCCTTGAGAGGCACGGCCGCGAAACGGTGCTTACTAACGAACTGACGATCCTCGGAAATCAGCAGACCATCCGGGTCGAGACGAGCAGCATAAAGGATGCCCGCCAGAGCGTGAAGCAATGTCGCCTCGTTCCGTGATCTTGCCGCCGCGGCGAGGCTCGGCACCTCCTGCAGCTTCATCACTCGCTCGTATGCCTCGCGCCGCGCACCGCCAATCTTCAACAGCCGTCCGGGAATTGCCTCATCCGGTTCCGTCGACGACCCGGCCAGTGCCGTCACCAGCTTCATGGCGGTTGCAATGCGGTCACCCCGGCCTAGCCCTTCGCTAGCCCGCCGGAAGATCGCCGCCCCGTCCTGCTGGCCGACAGTTCCCAGATCAACACCAGTCACAGCCAGTTCCACCAGTGAGTACCAGAGGCCCTGAGCGGTATTCGCCGTCACCGGAGGCATCATGGGCAATTGAGAACCAAAGCTCTGCAGGGCGAGGAAATCGGCCTCGTCCAGCATCCGCAGCCGGGTGAAGTAGGTGGTCAATGGGCGCCACTCATTGAAATGCTTCCTCCACAGGGCTGCCGCTTGGGCAGTGAACTCAGCGCCGCGCTTCCGTTGCGCCTCCGCTATCGCCACCAGCGGCTCTGCGATGCCAGCCCCGGTGAGCACTTCGTCGTCAGACTGCTGATTCGTGCCCCAAACACCTCTTCCGCCCGGAAACCGCACGGTGCCTTCCGCTGACAACGGCAGGTGCTGCAGCGTCACATCGGTCCACTCGCCGGTTTTGTTCTCCTTAGCCTTCTTGGGGTCCGCCTGCCCAGCGCCGTCATCGTAGGCTGCGTAGAATCGGGCCAGACGTTGTTCCGTCCGCGTGAAAAAGGCCTGGTGCGCCACATCGGCCCGGCTCAACGCCGCATAGTAGCGCGCCGGTTTACCGCGATCCCTCGTCAGAAGCGCGGTGTAGAACTTCGACGGATCCTCGATGCCTGTCCCGGCCAGAGATTTCCAGGCCGGCACTGCCTCTGGTCCACCCGGCACTGCGGCGCTTCCGTTTCGTGTCGAGAAGGTTCCTGCGGCCCGCATCAACAGATCGGAGTGCTGTTCCACCAGCGTGCGTAGCCCAAGTCCGGCAACCACGGCTTCCGCTGTTTCCGTGCTGAGCTCGCTCAGGCCCGCGTACGACCGCGCCAACCGCAAGTCTCGAGCAAACGCCTCCGCCACGCCGCCTGGCAGCATCTCGCGGTCATGCACCAATTGAATCCAGGCGTCGCCACCCATCAGCGGCGCTTCCTCTGTCGGGATCTCGAACGTGAAGGTCCCACCGGCTTCCAACGTCTCCTTCATCGTCATCGCGTCGATACCCAACGCCTCGGAGATGGTTTGCCTTGGACCATCGGAAGGGCCGTCAGCTAACTCGACAACTGGTGCCAAACCTGGAGCTTCCCTCAGTCGCCAGCCCAATGCGCTCAGTACCCGCACTGCCTGCGGCTTCCCCACCGCACTATTCAAGGAGATCGAAACCACCGAGCCTTGGTCCCGCATCTCCCCTACGCTGGCTAGTTCCAACACGGACGCGAAGTACAGCCTCAGCGTCTCGACATACCGCGGATAGCGCGCACTGCTGGACGGATCGGTGGAGCGCACCAACGCCTTGCAGTACTCCCCAAAGAATGTGGCGGCCGGTGGTTGCGGATCCATGTGTGCCATCCGGCTCAGCGCCCTCATGCCACCCGGCGCCCCAATCGATCTCACGGCACGGACGTTCAAATCCACCGACGCCAACTCAGACAGGCCGGGCACCGAGCCGCCGCCCTTGCCCAGATTGGCCAGCCGCGCCCTCACGGAATCGGCATTCGATGCTTTGGGCTCGTTCTCCAGATACTTGCGGTAGTGCTCTTCCGCCTTCGCGTACTCCTTCCGGCTTTCCAGAATCATGCCGTAGATGTACTCGGCATTCTGAAGCTGGCGATTCGTGTTCAACCGAACTGCTTCGGCGGCGCTCGCCGCCGCCCCATCCAGATCCTGCAGGTAGTACTGGGCGAGGGCCTTGTGGAGGTAGGCTTCGGGGAACTTGTGCCCGGGGTCCCTGGCAATCACTTCCGATGCCGCCTTTGTGGAATCCGTCCAGTTCTTGGCTGACGATTCCAGCCTCATCAGAAGTACGTGGGAGATCAGCGTCTTCGGATCGGCCTTGATGCCGTGCTGGAACGCGTCGCGGGCCTCCGCGAGCTTGTTCCCACCCTGGTATGCGGTGCCCAGTGCGTTCCAGGCTTGCGCGAAGTCGGGGGCGGCCTCGACCGCCAGGCGGAATTGCTTCTCCGCCTCTTCCCGGCTGCCCTCGGCCATCGCCTTGACCCCGCGTTCCCATGCCCGCTCTGATACGCGTGGAGCGCGGACTCGAACGTCCACGCCCAGGTTGGCCGCCCCTCGCTTACGCAGAATGAGGGCCGGTAACTCACGCTTGCCCACCAGCGTCGGATCATCGAGGTCAATCATGCTCGAC is a genomic window containing:
- a CDS encoding ATP-binding protein, which gives rise to MLPRRALVLGAVSLAVAVSVFVGGNELKQARNLAKARQTRLRLGLQPSPPWFHQQGTTMVGPAIDITTEAAHRAGLQFEWVLEPRGPEAALRERKADIWPLAGIVAYRKPAIRFTAPWLELPYWLVYVPSAKPQLDAEGQGISLLVRGPGLTSRLARQLFPKARLEGATNNETILSRLCAGEFPAALIPESFVIDPSAKRPVTDCADKGVTLTSRQVLSVGFGMGTRQGDEESAAAAEAMRAQIGTMVADGTLTAIMLRWGISSSEIRTLEAAAAARRAVWGLGFVVVLLAIGAIVLAWNSLRLRRAKQRLQYQSQLLAQSSDAILAVDLSGRLTFFNPAALRTLTRPAGTLIGRPAVEVLPKEIHAVLQGTQSAGNEAPSITEIALRAEQGEAAYWLASASGIRTPGGRAIGSVLFLRNITDTRRLEAWSQQSQRLESLGRLAGGVAHDFNNLLTVISGHCELLLHGLQPGHPSESSLRHIMKASTSATQLTRQLLAFSKGQVLEATVLDLNEVVRDSASLLGRLLESSIHLELKLSPGVLPVKADASRLSQIVMNLALNARDAMPKGGLLELTTDKRVVTHEAECRRLGVPPGHYAQLEVRDNGIGMDETTMKHIFEPFFTTKAKGRGTGLGLATVYGVVHQSGGGVAVLSEESKGSTFTVLLPTPDGEEPLSLPSAKQEALAPAPEPRRILVTEDQPEVRAFVVSVLESAGFVVEQADGYTSAMKHWTSAPFDLLISDVVMPDRSGHALAAAVRQMSPDTKILLISGYTNQDNSAEELAASGASFLQKPFSPMALLQRINEMLSA
- a CDS encoding radical SAM protein, with protein sequence MPTFSQAFDSIWGAVSAAPDEPLDSPAFGSDPTQLEALLTESRLAKSSLFGNTVFPVSPLYVTSICKEKCTYCNYRAGSSDPGLKRVRLSDDELAREVEFLVAGEGLRAVELVYASDPAITHADIARHLSITRRIVEQYGGHTVGLSAEPMSVDEYKALKDVGLTFSVVWQETYDPARYAELHPGTQIKSNFRYRLESFERMIQAGLEGVGYGVLSGLADWRRDWSMLLRHQQWLRDNYGRGCNILGMPRLKAAPGSTFREFTYAPNDDQFLALVALHNVRFPDVRAFVSTREEFALCLRLAEGGGCLFTLDCSTVPGGYTLPNRGAQFVTGNYAAPQFAPRVEATGLKLDWFWSSTQSSEPLVQQS
- a CDS encoding TIGR02444 family protein, whose protein sequence is MKQDAAAFLQFCVRLYSQDGMRAVCLDLQNSLGLNVNCLLLSAWAARLGYAISAELWRDLQHHIAPIRESAVLPIRALRRQISKEPKLREDLRAPIKRLLLYAELRAEQAEEHALHNRMAGLATRATAGQGLLRRNLETLTKLEPRLEEFLRITIDSGLLDERF
- a CDS encoding VWA domain-containing protein translates to MRQYGNEGTRSLQPARAVPAACLDGLRVAVVLGLTVHSLYGQAANAHGRVTMENGSPPPKTVLIQRYCGASRIMVEAATNRNGEYVLRGSAFDAVGNWGSRQMGTFGTMKCALRASLPGWQSSMIDLDDPTLVGKRELPALILRKRGAANLGVDVRVRAPRVSERAWERGVKAMAEGSREEAEKQFRLAVEAAPDFAQAWNALGTAYQGGNKLAEARDAFQHGIKADPKTLISHVLLMRLESSAKNWTDSTKAASEVIARDPGHKFPEAYLHKALAQYYLQDLDGAAASAAEAVRLNTNRQLQNAEYIYGMILESRKEYAKAEEHYRKYLENEPKASNADSVRARLANLGKGGGSVPGLSELASVDLNVRAVRSIGAPGGMRALSRMAHMDPQPPAATFFGEYCKALVRSTDPSSSARYPRYVETLRLYFASVLELASVGEMRDQGSVVSISLNSAVGKPQAVRVLSALGWRLREAPGLAPVVELADGPSDGPRQTISEALGIDAMTMKETLEAGGTFTFEIPTEEAPLMGGDAWIQLVHDREMLPGGVAEAFARDLRLARSYAGLSELSTETAEAVVAGLGLRTLVEQHSDLLMRAAGTFSTRNGSAAVPGGPEAVPAWKSLAGTGIEDPSKFYTALLTRDRGKPARYYAALSRADVAHQAFFTRTEQRLARFYAAYDDGAGQADPKKAKENKTGEWTDVTLQHLPLSAEGTVRFPGGRGVWGTNQQSDDEVLTGAGIAEPLVAIAEAQRKRGAEFTAQAAALWRKHFNEWRPLTTYFTRLRMLDEADFLALQSFGSQLPMMPPVTANTAQGLWYSLVELAVTGVDLGTVGQQDGAAIFRRASEGLGRGDRIATAMKLVTALAGSSTEPDEAIPGRLLKIGGARREAYERVMKLQEVPSLAAAARSRNEATLLHALAGILYAARLDPDGLLISEDRQFVSKHRFAAVPLKDASLFRPAALERLNKQPGSRMTGGFMELDQLVHKPAPGGESVEVEKPAEVPGSISGTAEAAPVPAGEVFRANVRLVEVYATVTDSNGRFVDDLPETEFLLQEDGKPRAITMFESRQASLNCVLLLDTTFSMQAALPILKNAAFELIDQLRPADTVSVYTFSDAVVPVQPSTADRRAAKRVIARAQPRGETALYDALTRVIRDTATLSGKKAIVVFTDGDDNFSSLSVENAVHRAKVAGIPVYTIAQGMALQNTALLKQLTGISQATGGLPFAIREPGEIQKVFDVVAKDLSHGYVMTFPPSPGESGQWRKLAVQVRSTKGYKVRAREGYIVE